GTGCTGGTGGGCGTGGTGGGAGCCACGCTCGGCGGATTCATCTACCGGCTCGCCACGGGGGAGCGGAAGACCTTCGAGTTCGACTTCCCCAGCTTCGGGGTCGCCGTGCTCGGCGCCGTGCTCTTCCTGGTCCTGCTGGGAATACTCGAACGACGTCGATGACCGGGCCACGTGAGTGAGAGACCCCCTAACGCCGTACTCCTTGTAACGTTTTACGCACACCTCGTGACGACGCCTTTTCGGCGGCTTACCATCGACGGTCCGCGGCCGGGTGGCGTA
The window above is part of the Saccharomonospora glauca K62 genome. Proteins encoded here:
- a CDS encoding GlsB/YeaQ/YmgE family stress response membrane protein, encoding MGFFSWIVFGALAGWAAGLIVGADRRRQGCILNVLVGVVGATLGGFIYRLATGERKTFEFDFPSFGVAVLGAVLFLVLLGILERRR